CGAGGAAGCTGCCGCGATGCAAGCCATGCAGACCGCTGGGGTGGAGATCGCCCCCCATGTGGGGACAGACCGTGAACGCGATGCCCTGCTCAACGGCCAGTTGAGAGGCCTGACGGCCCAGGCCAAGGCCGAGGGTTTTGGTTGAACCCATGGGCGATGCAGCGATGACACTTCCTGAAAACCCGCTTGGCCTCCATCGTTTTGACGAACTGGTCGAGTGGACCGTGTCCTACCTCCACTTCAAACATGCCCTGGGGGTGATTGCCTTCACCCCAGAGACCGCCACGCCCTATCTCAATCGCTTCAGCGAGTTCAGCAGCCGCTACGCGACTGAGATGAAAAAACAAGACATCCTTGAGGCCCGCCTTCCCAAGGAGATGCGGGAGAGCATCGAAGCCGAAAACTCTCACCGTGCTCTTCTGCGTGAACTGCTCAACGGCTGATTAAGCCGCGGACTGGGCCTGCTTGGCCGCCTGCAACACAGCCAGATAGAGCTCCTCGTCGATTTCCCGGATGTCGTACTCCGAGGGTTTCACCCCGTGGTGGTGCTCATGCACCACCATCCAACAGCTGCGCTCAAGCTCACCGCCAGCCGTTGTTGCAAGCGCCAAGCCCTGCTGCACGAGGGAGTCCACCAGCGGCTGATCAGACATTGGGAACAAAAGGTTCGGTGAACTCTAAAAAGAAGCCCCGGTTTGCCGCCCCCTGGCGTGAGGACCGATCCATAGGCTTCGGTTTGCCTCCACTGAAGACGGAACAACACCCATACGGTGAACGGAGTTTGAAACGCATCCGAGATGCAACCCACGGCGGAACAGTTCACTGAACAAGCCTGGGCCGCCATCGTCGCCGCCCAGCAACTGGCGCAGAGCGCCAAGCATCAGCAACTTGAAACGGAGCATCTGCTGCTTGCGCTGTTGCAGCAGAACGGGCTAGCTGGACGAACTCTCAGCAAAGCAGGGGTCGACGTTGGCACGTTCCAGGCAGCAGTCGACAGCCATCTAAGGCAACAGCCCAGTCTTGGCTCTCCACCGGAATCGGTTTTTCTGGGGCGATCGCTCAACAGCTGCCTGGATCGAGCGGAAACAGCCCGCGATGAATTCAGTGACAGCTACATCGCCATCGAACATCTGTTGCTGGCCTTGGCGGACGATGACCGCTGCGGCAGGCAACTGCTCAGCCAAGCGGGCATTGACACCAGCAAACTCAAAGAAGCCATTACAGCTGTGCGAGGCAACCAGACGGTGACCGATCAGAACCCGGAAGGGACCTATGAATCGCTTGAGAAGTACGGAAGGGACCTGACGGCAGCAGCCCGTGACGGCAAGCTGGACCCGGTAATCGGTCGCGACGAAGAGATCCGGCGCACCATCCAAATCCTCAGCCGGCGCACCAAAAACAACCCCGTGCTGATCGGCGAACCAGGGGTCGGAAAGACCGCCATTGTTGAAGGGCTGGCGCAGCGAATCGTGAATGGCGATGTGCCCCAGGCCTTGCAGAACCGTCAGCTGATCGCCCTCGACATGGGTGCCCTGATCGCCGGTGCGAAGTACCGCGGTGAGTTCGAGGAGCGGCTCAAAGCTGTGCTCAAAGAGGTCACCGCCTCGGAAGGCCAGATCGTGCTGTTCATCGATGAAATCCACACGGTGGTGGGCGCTGGAGCCACCGGTGGAGCCATGGATGCCAGCAATCTGCTCAAGCCGATGCTGGCCCGAGGGGAACTGCGCTGCATTGGCGCCACCACCCTCGACGAGCACCGCCAGCACATCGAAAAAGACCCTGCTCTAGAGCGACGCTTCCAACAGGTGCTGGTGGATCAACCAACTGTGGAAGACACGATTTCAATCCTGCGGGGTCTGAAAGAGCGTTATGAGGTGCACCACGGCGTCCGCATCGCCGACAGTGCCCTGGTGGCGGCGGCTGTTTTGAGCAGCCGCTACATCGCCGACCGCTTTCTACCCGACAAGGCGATCGATCTGGTGGATGAATCAGCCGCTCGCCTGAAGATGGAGATCACCTCCAAACCGGAGGAGATCGATGAAATCGATCGCAAAATCCTGCAGCTGGAGATGGAGAAGCTCTCCCTCGGCCGTGAATCCGACAGTGCCAGCCAAGAAAGGCTGCAACGGATCGAACGGGAACTAGCGGACCTGGGCGAACAGCAAAGTTCCCTGAATGCCCAATGGCAGCAGGAGAAAAGCGCGATCGATGAGCTGTCATCGCTCAAAGAGGAGATCGAACGGGTGCAGCTGCAGGTGGAACAGGCCAAACGCAGCTACGACCTCAACAAAGCGGCGGAACTGGAATACGGCACCCTGGCCTCACTGCAGAAGCAGTTGCTCGAGCAGGAAGTCCAAATCGCCTCAGAGGAGCCTGGCGAGAAAGGCTTGCTACGGGAGGAGGTGAGTGAAGACGACATCGCCGAGGTGATCGCCAAGTGGACCGGAATCCCCGTAGCGCGGCTGGTGCAGAGCGAAATGGAGAAGCTGCTGCAGCTGGAGGATGACCTGCATCAGCGGGTGATCGGCCAGCACCAGGCCGTCACCGCCGTCGCGGATGCAATTCAACGCTCCAGGGCTGGCCTGAGCGATCCGAACCGCCCCATCGCCAGCTTCCTGTTTCTAGGCCCCACCGGTGTCGGCAAGACGGAACTCTCCAAAGCGCTCGCCAACCGGCTGTTCGACAGCGATGACGCCATGGTGCGCATCGACATGTCGGAGTACATGGAGAAGCACACCGTGAGCCGTTTGATCGGTGCGCCTCCCGGCTACGTGGGATATGAGGCCGGTGGCCAGCTCACCGAAGCGGTACGTCGTCGACCCTACGCCGTGATCCTGTTCGACGAGGTGGAGAAAGCCCACCCGGATGTCTTCAACGTGATGCTGCAGATCCTCGATGACGGTCGCGTCACAGATGGGCAGGGCCGCACCGTGGACTTCACCAACACCGTGCTGATTCTCACCAGCAACATCGGCAGCCAGTCGATCCTGGAGCTGGCCGGCGATCCAGAGCAGCACGGAGCTATGGAAAGCCGGGTAAGTGAAGCGCTCCGGGCTCATTTCCGGCCGGAATTCCTCAATCGCCTCGACGATCAGATCATCTTCCACAGCCTCAGGCGGGAGGAGCTGCGCCAGATCGTCACCCTCCAGGTGGATCTTCTGCGCCAACGGCTGACCGAGCGCAAGCTGGAGCTCAGCCTGAGTGATGGGGCCGCCGACTGGCTCGCCAATGCCGGATATGACCCCGTCTACGGGGCACGACCGCTCAAACGAGCTGTGCAACGCGAGTTGGAGACACCCATTGCCAAGGCGATCCTGGCGGGTCGTTACAGCGAGGGGCAGGCAATCAGCGTGGAGCTGGAATCGGACGCGTTAGCCCTGCGCTGAAAACCAAGGGGGAACCGCGCTGTACGTGGCCGCATTGGTGCTGTTCTCCCGCGCCTCCACGGCATAGCAACAGGTGCGAGCACCATCCCGCTCGTGCATCAGCTCGTTGGCCCAGTTCCAGATCAAAGCCGCCGTCGCCTCCATGCCCACGTTTTCCATCACACGGAGATCAATGGCCTCGAGATCGTGCAGCCGCTGCCATTCCGCCAGCAGGGGATCGTCGGCATTGACCAGAAAGGTGTGGTCGAACTGCTGCCGCAAGCGTTGTTCAAAGGGGCGAAGGCTGGAGAAATCAACAACAAAACCGCAGGCATCCAGCTCCATTGCGGCGAACCAGAGGTTGAAACTGCGGCTATACCCATGCACGAAGCGGCAATGGCCTTGGTGGCGCCACTGCCGGTGACAGCAGGGATAGCCGCTGAAAGCTTTGGTGCAGCTGTAGGGGGTCGGAGAAACGAGCAAGGGGTGAAAACGCGGAATGGAGCACGCTGCGGGAAGATTCAGGCGTTGCCCGAATGTCCGAGGCCTGATGCAGCCCCTCAGCCCCGCCTTCATTGACCAACTCCGTTTTAACGAAGCGGGGCTGATTCCAGCTGTGGCCCAGGACTGGCTTGACGGGGCTGTGCTGATGGTGGCCTGGATGAACCGGGACGCGATTGAAGCAACCCTGCAAAGCGGTGAGGTGCATTACTGGAGCCGCTCACGCCAGGAGCTTTGGCACAAGGGGGGCACCAGCGGTCACATCCAGAAGATGCGGGAGATCCGCTACGACTGTGATGCCGACGTGCTGCTGGTGACCGTGGAGCAGGCTGGGGATGTGGCCTGCCACACCGGTTCCCGCAGCTGTTTTTACGAAAACAGCGATGCCCGATCTGCAGGTGGGGCAGAGGCACTAGCGCCGCCAACGGATGCCTGCACCGAACTCTTCCGGGTGATTGAGGGCAGACGCGAGCAACCGGAGGAAGGCAGTTACACCAACAAGCTGCTGGCGGGGGGAGACAACAGCATCCTCAAGAAGATCGGAGAGGAGAGCGCTGAATTCGTGATGGCCTGCAAAGACGACAACGCCTTAGAAATCGCCGGCGAGGCTGCAGACATCGTCTTCCACTTGCAGGTGGCCTTGGCCCACCACGGCGTGAGCTGGCGGCAGGTGCAGGAAGTGCTGGCAGCGCGACGGGGTGCCCCGCGCCGGCACTAAGGCAGGCAGGGGCTATCGCTGCTGATCACCACTTCATCGCCAAGCTCCACGGTGTCCAACAACACCCCCATGGTGAGCCGACCGGTGTTGATGCAACCGCCCGTCACAGCCTTGCCGATCCTGGACTCGTCATTGGTGCCATGAATGGCGAAGCTGTACCAGCGGAAGACACCGTCGTAAGTGTTGAAGCGGAAGGGCTGATCTGTGGCCGGCACAGGAGCCAGGCTGATGTAACCGATGCCGTATTCACCGGTTTCTCCATCACCTTTGAAGTCGATGGAGTTCATGTTGGTGAAGAGGCTCTCGCGCAGCTCCTCCTCCGTTTTCCCAGATTGCCCCACCAGGGCGGGATCCATCTCGAAGCGGTCGTTGCTGAGGATGGCGTTGACCTGAAACGTTCCAAGCGGTGTAACCCCCTCTTCGAAGGTGGTGCTCTCACAACCGATGCCATGGCGACCATGGCCAACGGTGAAACTCAACGGTCCTTCAGCACGATCCAACACCCCTTCACTGGCTCCTGGATTGCTGCCGTCCAGCTGGATCCGAATCGGTTCCCGAACCTGAGGGTCCTGCTGGGGCAGGCTGTTGTTTGAACGACAACCCACCAGGCTCACCAGCAGGCTCGCCAGCGCCAGAAAACGAATCAGGTTCATGGATCGACCACAATTGCCGGCAGCATGCCCCGCCCAAATGGTGACGTCACTCAGGTGATTCGGATTCGGCCGGTTGGTTAGCCCCACGAAACGTCGAACCGAAACGGGTGGTCTGCTCTATCACCCAGGCCAGCGTGAGGCGATCCCGCTCCGATGGCACCAACACCGGACGTTCGCCTTGGCTGATCGCCAGGACGTCAGTGGGCTCAGAACTGTGGCCCCAGAGGCCGAAGGCATGGCCCAGTTCGTGCAGGGCCGTGGCCTGCAGTGCATCAGCCCGAAGCCCGGGTGACACCATCACCTTCACCCGGGGCTCAAGCCTTCGGCGGCCTTGGCGCTGCACGTCCACAACCTGAAGTTGTGCGCGTCCGTTGCTGGCACGCCACACGCCAGCGACCTGCCGTCGAGCCGGAAGCTGACGATGAATCAAAATGTTCGCCTGTTCCGGCCTGTCCACCAAGGTGAGCGCAACCAATGCACCCCAGGTGGTCAGCGCCGAGGACACCTGATCAAGCCAGCGTTGGTCCCACCGGTTGGCCGGCGTGGCGTCGGCGGGCTGAACCCAAACGCACCAATGCTTCAACACCGGCTGTCCAAAGGAGGTGGTGGCGATGGAGGAGGCATACCCCGGCCTATGGCCTGGAGCCTGGCGTTCCAAAGCCACCCGCAGCATTCGAACCTGCTGTTGTGGAGGACAGAGCTCGGGCTGCATCATGCGGCGGGGAGACCCACACCGCGGGCCATGAGGGTGGCCATCAACGGGATGCTGGCGAAGCCCACCAATTCAACGTTGATGATCCAAGCTAGACGGGTCGCGAGGGCTTCGCTCACCTTCGGAAGTTCACCCTTGCGCAGCGGAATCGCCCAGAGGATGTAGGTGATCGTGGGATAAAGCGACAACCCCCCTACCGACAAGTACAAACCAACCTTCCACCAGAACAAGGGATTCTCGGTATAAAACTCAGCTCCCTGGCCGAAGTGGATCACCCGCAGGATTCCACTCACGAGAAGAGCCAGGGCAGCGATGCCGTAAACGATGTCGGTGATCACCATCGCCGTGGCTTCCTGGCGATTCGGATCAGCTTTGATCAGCTTCCGCTCCAGCACCAAGGCGCCAAAGCAGAGCATGAAACTGAGGTAGTGAACGTAGGCAACGCCAGCGTTTTTGGCGATGTCGGACGTGAGAGCGACGGCCAGGGGCATGGTCGTTGTAGAGGAAGGTGCGGCGACCTTAGCCACCCAGTTGAATTAACAATGAAAGATTCACTTCACCAATAAGAAGAAAGAGTGAAATAGCGCACAAAGTATTAATTCGGGAGTCTTTATTATGACCGTCAGAAAAATACACTTTCGTTCTAGGTTCAATTCAGCCGTATCGCCATTATGACGAGTTCTCTGAGTGCTTTCCTCGGCGAAATCGGTCGCCATCAACTGCTCACTCCAGAGCAGGAACTCATGATGGGGAGAAAGGTTCAGGCGATGGTCGCCATCACAGAACGCTGTCATCTGGCTGGCGGAACTGGCCCAGCATGTGCGTACAGCGATGAAGAAAAAGGTGTGATTCGCCGTGGCGAACGTGCCAAGAATCAGATGATTACGTCCAACCTTCGCCTTGTTGTCAATCTGGCCAAGCGTTATCAGGGCAAGGGCCTGGATCTGCTCGATCTGATTCAAGAAGGAACCCTTGGCCTGACCCGTGCCGTCGAGAAATACGACCCCACCCGCGGCCATCGTTTCTCCACCTATGCCTACTGGTGGATTCGGCAGGGCCTGAACCGAGCGCTCTCCACCCAAAGCCGCACGATTCGCATTCCTGTGAATGTGAACGAAAAGCTCACCAAATTGCGGGCCGCCAAGGCACGCCTGATGCAGCGAAACGGCCTTAGCCCCAGCGGCGAGCAACTGGCGGAGTTCATGGAGATCCCCATCGCTGAGGTGGAAGATCTGCTGGCCTGTGAATTGCGTAGCGTCACCGTGAGCCTGCAGGGAGTTGTGAAATCGAAATCAGATCCCTCCGAGCTGGTGGATGTGCTGCCAAGCGAGGAGCTACCGCCGATGGAACGGGCCGAGATCGATGAACGCACCGCATCGGTCTGGTCCTTGCTGGCAAAAGCCAATCTCACCCCGAAAGAACACACCGTTGTGACCCTGCGCTTTGGGCTGGATGGCACCAACGAATGGCGCACCCTCGCTGAAGTGGCTCGCCATATGCACTGTTCACGGGAGTACTGCCGTCAGGTGGTGCAGCGGGCCCTGCGCAAACTGCGCAAGACGGGACTTCAGAGCGGACTCGTGGAATCCACACCCTGAACATCGGCCGGCCCCGCTGGCGTCTTGCTGAGGGACTGGGGAGAGTGGGTCCAACCGGTTCCCTTTGCATGACTAACCATGCTGCGCGTACCACCGTTGAAGCCGACGTGCTTGAACGGGAGGTGATCGACGAAAGCCTGCTGCGGCGCCTGTTGCAGCGAGCCGGCAGAGGTCTTGCCGCCCCAGCCCTGGAAGCCCTGGAGTTGATGCTTGCCCCAGAGACCCCCTCAGCTGCGCGGCTGACGATGCTCGCGGCCCTGAGCTATCTCCTGATGCCAGCCGACCTGATTCCAGACCTGCTGCCGGTGGCCGGTTTCAGTGATGATCTGGTGGCGCTTACGGCCATGGTGGGTTTGTGGAGCAATCACGTCACTCCAGCAATCCGGATGCGGGCTCGCCGCAAACTGGATCGCTGGTTTCCGCTTGTGCACTGAATAGCTGATCAATGTCTGGCTGGACCCCTGAATTTGAAGCGGATCTCACTCTGCTGCTGAAGGACTGGTTGAAGCAGCAAGGGCGCACACAGGCCGACCTGCGTCGAAACTTGCGCGCTGTCTCGACCCGAATGCCCGCCCTGCTTGAAGTGCTGGAGCGTGAACACAAACTGCATGGACTCGCTGGACTGGCGGATCGTCTTTGCAGCGTTGAAGCCGAATGGCATGGTCAGCCTTCAAGCGAGAGTGCCGGTGTTGCAACAGCCGAGGACGATCCGTTCGGCCAACTTGATCTTCTTTTGCAGGAAATTCGAGACGACTGCACCGATTAGGGGCCGACACGGGCAAAGTAGTGACTCAGACATCGCCGCGATGACGCCCACTCAACTCCTCAGCGCCTCTTGTCTGTTGATGATGTCGGTGTTCATCGTTTCCTCGGCCTTTGCGCAAACCGAGTGGGGGCTGCGGGGACCGGGAATTGCCGCAGGTAGAGACAGCAAAATTGAAGCCCATTGAGTCACGGCAGAAGACGGCTCTGTCACCTGAGACACCAAGGTGGTCAACCCGGCCAGCGACAGCAAAGCTCGCCATTACTACAACTCCTTTAACGATTGAACCCCGTGAGCGAACCCACTCGTTCCAAGAGAAGCTTCCTCGGTTTCGTTGATGCTGGTGAGCGTGAAGTCGCTCGACTTCTCACCCTGATCACGGCTGTGGTGATTAGCGCCGCCATCATCAAGCTGATGATTTCCTTGGGCTCCAAGTTGCTAGCTGGGTCAACTGCAACTTGGTTGGGCGATGACCTGATCAAGATCCTCGGCGATCTGCTCACCGTTTTGATAGCCCTGGAGGTGCTGCAGAACATCACCAGTTACCTAAGGCGCCACGTGGTGCAGATCGAACTGGTTCTGGTCACCGCGCTGACGGCAGTGGCTCGAAAGGTGATCGTGTTGCCATCAGGCGCTGAAAACAAACCCCAACTTCTGGTGGGCCTTGGCATCGCAGTCGTCTCACTTTCAGCCGCTTACTGGTTGGTGAAGCGTGCCAATGCCACTCCCTCCCGCAAGCGACTGGGACGGGGAGGATCAGCCACCAAGCTCGATTTCCCAGACTGAGGGTTGACCAGCCATGAGTTAGGCCGCCATTCCAGGTGGAAAGTCGGCCTAACTCGCTCGTTTGCGCATGGCAATCGACCTCAACTTCAGTGTCTAATGCCATTGGAAATCTTATCCAGCAATGGAACTGAGACAGGAAGGTCGCAGCGTCTGTCTCTAGGGACCCTGGGGCCATCGGGTCCAGGTGTAAAGCGGATCTCCTGCGGGGCATCTACGAACGATGCAGAGGGGAGTCGACTGGCTTGACGCTCTTCGTTGTCGCGCCAGACGAATCGCTTACTAGTGGGTGGAAACTGTTGGAGCAGGTGCCAGAAAGTCAGTCTGCTTATGGGGCTTGCTCAGGTGGAGTGTCGGCCGTCATGGGCTCCTCCGATCTTTATGCACTCACGCTCGTAAGCGATGAAGCCGGCGGCAATCAGCTGTCGTGCTCATTGCCTTTTGGGGCATGGCCAACCCATGGTGGGAGTGGTGTACCTCAGTGGGCAGAAGTGGCATCCCAGTGCAAGGCCAGCCAGAGGGTTCCAGGATCGGGATCTGTGCGCTCCACCTTGTGGCGTTGATGGGGCGCAATCAAAAGATGATCCCCAGGGCTGAGGTCCATAATCCGAGCGGGATTCTGCAGGGCAACACAGGCGCTTCCCCGCAACACAAGCACCCATTCGTGATCGGACTGGTCCATCCATTCGTGATGGGGTGACCGGTAGCCGTTGGATGCAATCAGCAGCAATCTCCACGTCTCGGCAGACGCCAACACTCGCGTTGATTCTTCACCGGGAGGAGGGCACGGGGTCGCCAGCAGGTTGACTTCTCCCCCTGGCGCGTGGTCACGCTCACCCCAGCGCCGACCGATGTCGAAGCCCCAGGATTGGGCCAACTGAACAACCTGGTTGTGATCAGCACAAGCCGCCAACTGTTCACGGCTGCTGGAGTCGTTCTGCACGCGCTCCGCAAGGACCTGAAGTTGAGAAATCTTATTGAGGAAACGGATCAGATCCTGCTCCGCCATGGGGACCACCACACAGCTTCAACAGTGATCCTGACAACAGACCAAATCAGAGATGGACGCAAAAGTCAGAATATCCTGACCTTCTGTTTCATGCGGTCTGCAACCAAGGCACTCACCATCGGAGATCTGGAAGCTGGATTCTCGACCTACTGCCAGGCCCTTCGTCGCCTTGTTGCCGATGGACGCGACCTCAACGCGATTCGCCGGACGGTCTGCTGGGATTACCTCAACAGGTTGCACACTTCGCTTCCGAAGGACTACCGCTCTCCCGACGAACTGATCCAGAGATACCAAAAGGAAGCATGACCTGCTGAAGCAGACTGATCAAAGCCACACCATCCCTGTGCTGACCCAAGTCCTGCGCTGCTGCATTGGTGCGTTTCTAGTTCTGCTGCTGAGCCTTGGATCAACCGGAGCATCGCTTGCAGCCGGGGCGGACACCAGCCCCGGCGCTCTGTTGTTCGAACAGCATTGCGCTGGATGCCACATCAACGGTGGCAACATCATTCGCCATGGGAAAAACCTGAAGCTGAAGACCCTCGAGCGTGATGAGATTGCGACGGTGACGGCTATCGCAGCCATCGCCCGGGAAGGGCGAGGCCAAATGAGCGGTTATGCCGACGTTCTTGGGACAAATGGGGATCAGCTCGTGGGCGAATGGGTGCTCATCCAGGCTCAGAACGCTTGGACCCAGGGATAAACCTCGAGCGCCGTCCAAATCCTCTGCTTCCAATAGATGTCGTCCTCAACAAGCTTGCGAACGGCGTAGATGTTGTCTGCTTCGAAGATTCCGAAAACGTGGGTGCTTCCTTCGGTGGGACCCAGTGTAACTAGCGTACCCTGATCTTTAAGAGCCTGAAGACGAGCGAGGTGCTCATCTCGATAAGGAGCACGCTTCACAAGAGCATCCGTGCAGTAAGTGCCCCACAAGACGAAATGTGCCATAGCGAAGGATGAAACAACGAAGAAGTTCTCAGTTAAAAATGATGGCATGTTGACTTGAACAAAGGCTATGTTGTGAAGGTTGATTGCTCTCGGAAGCGACGCTCACTGGGGGCGACCTTCTCAATAGAGTCAAAGACCTGGGTGAAGTCAGCAGGTTTAATCTTGTTCGCACCTGTGGCTATATCTCCAGCAAAAGGATGGTGCTGAACGTCTGAATATCACCACTTTTTACGAAGCACTGCTGGAGAGCAAAGGCATAAGTCTTGGTATAGGTGGTGTCGGCGGCGTGGTTAAACGCGGCCGCAAACTCAGCTATGTGGCCACTCTGCAAGACCAAGGGAATCTGCTCATCGGCAAGGCGTATACGGCGCTGCTCGACCTGAAGTCTGGAGATGAATTAAAACAAACTGGGTCGAAAACAAATCCGTCTGATATCTGAAGGTGCCACTGACGAAGACGAAGAGTGATTGAATCTTTGAAAGCAGTGCAATCCCTGCCAATGCCGGTTTTTCTTCATGGCTTGAGCGGGATGGCAGCCACTAGGGCTGATCGGCGGCGACACGCAACTCAGCGCAAAAACGACCAGCTTCCTGAGCAATCTCTCCTGGCGATGCTGCAGCCATCCTTTTCACAAGCGCACTGCCCACAATCGCTCCATCGGCACCCCAGCCCCGAACCTGACGCACCTGCTCCGCACCGGAGATCCCGAAACCAACAGCAACAGGAACCGGCGAGGTTTGTTTGAGTTGCTGGACCAAACCTTCAACCCTGCTTTCCATCTGAGCTCGCTCACCGGTGACACCGGTGACACTCACCAGATAAGTGAAACCTCGGCTGCATGTCGCAATCCGACCCATCCGATCTTGGGGAGTGGTAGGTGCAACCAAGAGCACCAAATCCAAGCCATGACGTTCTGCGATTGTCGACAACCGCTCCGCCTCTTCGAGGGGTAGATCAGGCACCACCAAACCCGCAGCTCCAGCCTCCGCTGCAGAACGGCAAAACGCCTCCATCCCCACATTGAGCAGTGGATTGGAATACGTAAAGAGGATCACGGGAATCTGGAGCTGCCCTTTCAACGACCGAAGCATGTTCAGAACACCCGTGGGGGTGGTTCCGGCAGCAAGTGCACGGGAAGCAGCAGCCTGAATGACCGGCCCGTCAGCGAGTGGGTCGCTGTAAGGCATTCCCAGTTCCACCATGTCAGCCCCTGCGCTTTGGAGACTGAGGAGCACATCAGCGGTGACTGCGAGATCCGGATCGCCGGCCATCAGGAATGGCATCAAGGCGAGGCGAACGTCCTGCTTCAGCTGCTCAAAGCGCTGGGCGATGGAAGAGGACTGCTGATTGGGCATCTCGGTCAACCGACCAGGAACAAACTTCGGAAGCCTATGAGTCCACGGGGGCCTCACCGTCCGTGGGAACGGAAGCATCCACTCCAATCTTGCGCAGCAGTTCCTGCTGTTCCTCCTCGGAGAGAGCGTCAAAACGGGCTTGAAGCACCTCAGCTTCTTCTTTGTCGTAAACCTCGCGGTAGCGACGCCGCTGGTTCATGTAGGTCATCTGGCCGGTGACCACACGAAACAGATAAGAACTTGTCCACATCACCACAATCACAACAAGCAGGGCCTCAGCAGCAATCCCTGCCGAAAACTCCTCAAAGCCTGCAGCCTGAAAGCAGACCTGCCCAAGCCCTCCAAGCAGGAGGACTGCAAATCCGATCAGAAGAACCTTGCCACGCGTCAACTCAGACGTCTCCTTGCCCGCTCAGCCGGAAATTGAGGAAGGGGGCAAACAGGATCATCCCCGGGAAAAAGAAGAAGACCATTCCATAAATCCCCAGACGCTCCAGCTTGCCCATGCGATGCCAACGCTGGTTCATCCACGCGTAGAGGGCGAGTGGAATCACAACGAGATACAGGCCGCCCAGAACGATGTAGGCCAATAGAACCAACAACGTGTCCTGTGGGACTTGAGAAAGCAGGGACGATAGGTCCATGGCTTGAGGACAATTGGAGGAAATCTAAGATGTACGGGTGGGGGCATGGCGGAATCGGTAGACGCACGCGACTTAAAATCGCTTGGGCCGAAAGGCCTGTGGGGGTTCAAGTCCCCCTGCCCCCACCATCCGCCATCAAGACGGCAGCAACTCAGCGAGCTTGGTGCGGAAATCTCCCTTGGGCATGCCGCCCTTCAGCTCTCCTTCGATCGAAAAATCTCCATCAGGATCGTTCACCAGCAGATAGGTGGGCCAGCCCATCCCCTCCTTGTTGGGGTATTGCTTGAGAAGGATCTTCCGGTATTTCCGATACATCTCCGTGTCCTGCAGCATCACGGAGATAAAGCTGCAGCCGAGTTCCTCGGCCACCTTGCCGTCGTAGTGACTCATGCGGTGACAGGTACCGCAATCTTCAGAGCTGAACTTGATTAGATGCATCGGCAACGGCCCAGGACAAGATCTCTCCAGCATGGAAAGGAACCAGTCCATTCAC
Above is a genomic segment from Synechococcus sp. MU1643 containing:
- a CDS encoding thioredoxin family protein, coding for MHLIKFSSEDCGTCHRMSHYDGKVAEELGCSFISVMLQDTEMYRKYRKILLKQYPNKEGMGWPTYLLVNDPDGDFSIEGELKGGMPKGDFRTKLAELLPS
- a CDS encoding DUF3136 domain-containing protein, giving the protein MRSATKALTIGDLEAGFSTYCQALRRLVADGRDLNAIRRTVCWDYLNRLHTSLPKDYRSPDELIQRYQKEA
- a CDS encoding Nif11 domain/cupin domain-containing protein; translation: MAEQDLIRFLNKISQLQVLAERVQNDSSSREQLAACADHNQVVQLAQSWGFDIGRRWGERDHAPGGEVNLLATPCPPPGEESTRVLASAETWRLLLIASNGYRSPHHEWMDQSDHEWVLVLRGSACVALQNPARIMDLSPGDHLLIAPHQRHKVERTDPDPGTLWLALHWDATSAH
- a CDS encoding NAD(P)H-quinone oxidoreductase subunit L, with translation MDLSSLLSQVPQDTLLVLLAYIVLGGLYLVVIPLALYAWMNQRWHRMGKLERLGIYGMVFFFFPGMILFAPFLNFRLSGQGDV
- a CDS encoding DUF3007 family protein; this translates as MTRGKVLLIGFAVLLLGGLGQVCFQAAGFEEFSAGIAAEALLVVIVVMWTSSYLFRVVTGQMTYMNQRRRYREVYDKEEAEVLQARFDALSEEEQQELLRKIGVDASVPTDGEAPVDS
- a CDS encoding c-type cytochrome; translated protein: MLTQVLRCCIGAFLVLLLSLGSTGASLAAGADTSPGALLFEQHCAGCHINGGNIIRHGKNLKLKTLERDEIATVTAIAAIAREGRGQMSGYADVLGTNGDQLVGEWVLIQAQNAWTQG
- a CDS encoding YciI family protein, which gives rise to MAHFVLWGTYCTDALVKRAPYRDEHLARLQALKDQGTLVTLGPTEGSTHVFGIFEADNIYAVRKLVEDDIYWKQRIWTALEVYPWVQAF
- the trpA gene encoding tryptophan synthase subunit alpha, whose amino-acid sequence is MPNQQSSSIAQRFEQLKQDVRLALMPFLMAGDPDLAVTADVLLSLQSAGADMVELGMPYSDPLADGPVIQAAASRALAAGTTPTGVLNMLRSLKGQLQIPVILFTYSNPLLNVGMEAFCRSAAEAGAAGLVVPDLPLEEAERLSTIAERHGLDLVLLVAPTTPQDRMGRIATCSRGFTYLVSVTGVTGERAQMESRVEGLVQQLKQTSPVPVAVGFGISGAEQVRQVRGWGADGAIVGSALVKRMAAASPGEIAQEAGRFCAELRVAADQP
- a CDS encoding YkvA family protein, encoding MTNHAARTTVEADVLEREVIDESLLRRLLQRAGRGLAAPALEALELMLAPETPSAARLTMLAALSYLLMPADLIPDLLPVAGFSDDLVALTAMVGLWSNHVTPAIRMRARRKLDRWFPLVH
- a CDS encoding phosphate-starvation-inducible PsiE family protein produces the protein MSEPTRSKRSFLGFVDAGEREVARLLTLITAVVISAAIIKLMISLGSKLLAGSTATWLGDDLIKILGDLLTVLIALEVLQNITSYLRRHVVQIELVLVTALTAVARKVIVLPSGAENKPQLLVGLGIAVVSLSAAYWLVKRANATPSRKRLGRGGSATKLDFPD